AGGTGGCGCTGCGCCGTACCCGCCGGCTGTTCGTCAACCGCGACAACCTGCGCGCCGCGATCCGCACCGTGGTCAACAAGACCCTGGAGGTGCGCGACACCGGTCTGTGGGGGCCGGGTACAGCGTGCGCGTCGGACTCTCGCAAGTTCGGCTCCTGGTCGGCCAACTTCATGACCGAGTGGCACCAGCGCTACGGCGGCGCCGGGATCATGGTGTACTGGCACGTCGAGCGCAAGAACGTGTGCATCTACAGCCAGGTGCGCTCCACCACCGACTCCGAGGTCGCCTCGATGATCGAGGGCCTGCTGCGCCACCTGACCAGCGCCGAGATCGACCGCCAGTACACCGATACCCACGGAGCTTCGATCGTGGGTTTCGCGTTCTCGCACTTGCTGGATTTCAAGCTGCTGCCGCGGCTGAAGAACATCGGCTCTGCCCGTCTGTACCGGCCGGGCCTGACCGAGGGTGAGACCTGGTCGCGGCTGGAGACCGTGCTGTCGGGCAAGACGATCGACTGGGAACTGATCGCCAACCAGTACGACCAGATGATCAAGTACGCGACCGTGCTGCGGCTGGGCACCGCCGAGGCCCATCAGATGCTGCGCCGCTTCACCCGCGGCGGCCCCAAGCACCCCACCTACCGGGCGATCGAGGAACTCGGGCGAGTGATCCGCACCGTGTTCATCTGCGACTACCTCGCCGACGAACACCTGCGCCGGGAGATCCACGAAGGCCTCAACGTGGTGGAGAACTGGAACTCCGCCAATAAGGACATCTTCTACGGCAAGGCCGGCGACCTGACCGGCGACGACCGCGAACACGTCGAGGTCTCCGCCCTCGCGCTCCACCTGGTCCAAGCCGCGATCGTCTACTTGAACACCAGGATGGTGCAGATCGTCCTGGCCGAGCCCAAATGGAGCAAGAAACTCACCGACGCCGACCGGCGCGGCTTGTCAGCCCTGTTCTGGACCCATCTGAACCTGTACGGCAAGTTCGAGCTCGACATGAGCAAACGGCTCGACCTCGGCCCAGACCTCGGGGGTCCAGACCTCGGACCGGGCCCAGAGGTGGAGGTCGGCCAGCCCACATGACCGCTCCCGGGGCTCGATCGCCGCCCACCCTGGCGGCTGGCCACGCAGCGGGAACCAGGTCCGTGCACCCACCGGAGCCGGAGCGTGCGCGAGGATGCGCGATCCTTGATACTCCCCGACCACAGACCCAGGGCGGGCAGTGAGGAGTGTGGTTGGCCATGACCGCGAACGACAGCATGACGTCCGCCCGTGCGGTGCGCTCGATGCCGCTGGCCGCCGCCGCAGCGGCGGTCGGCGTGCTGGGCGGGCGGCTCTGACCGGGGCAGGAGCGCTCCGGCGGCCCGTTTCTGCCGGATTCCCGAACCACCTTTTCAACCACGAGAGCCCGGCTACCTCACGGATCGCCGGAGCTTTGGGTTCGTCGGCCTTGACGTCACGTCGCCATGAGGTAACGGCGCCGCCCGCTCTTGGCTCAGGAAGACGCGAGCAACAACGCCGTCGTCGTTCCGGTGACCACGGCCAGCACCACGGGCGCTACGGCGTGGGAGCGGTTGCGCCGGTGCGTGAAGTCGCGGGCACGGAGGTGGAATCCCACCGCGCCGATCAGCAGCAGTGTGAGACCGGTCGCGGCCACGACGGCGAGCGGCTTGAACCAGAGGCCGACTGCGAGCCCGAGCGCGCCGGC
This region of Streptosporangium sp. NBC_01495 genomic DNA includes:
- a CDS encoding DoxX family protein produces the protein MSFAANTLSALVALVFLLAGAQKVRLQRSVTANLLRLGVGPTMTRSIGALEVAGALGLAVGLWFKPLAVVAATGLTLLLIGAVGFHLRARDFTHRRNRSHAVAPVVLAVVTGTTTALLLASS